In Bacteroidota bacterium, a single window of DNA contains:
- a CDS encoding T9SS type A sorting domain-containing protein yields the protein MRLFKLLILILVLSAISYSKEITDDGEQIHRVPFLSSGNVIELSVQNISEQSVSGIKINVTDAPLWLNFKSKQKTIEAIESNGENTVEFSFSVDKTAVVNKEQSISFTISTPAGEVWTKRVKIVVTPPERFELYQNYPNPFNPLTIVNYQLPIDNWVMLKVYDVLGREVATLVDEFKEAGYHHVVIEGTNYSSGIYFYQMTFKDQSGKTTIARKKMVLIR from the coding sequence ATGAGATTATTTAAATTGCTTATTTTAATTCTTGTTTTGAGTGCAATTTCTTACTCAAAAGAAATCACAGATGATGGAGAACAAATTCATCGAGTTCCGTTCTTATCGTCTGGTAATGTAATAGAATTATCGGTTCAAAATATATCGGAGCAATCTGTATCAGGTATCAAGATAAACGTTACCGATGCGCCATTATGGTTGAATTTTAAATCGAAACAAAAAACAATTGAAGCGATTGAATCGAATGGTGAAAATACTGTTGAGTTTAGTTTTTCGGTTGATAAGACAGCAGTTGTAAATAAAGAACAGTCAATATCGTTTACTATCTCAACACCTGCAGGAGAAGTATGGACGAAGCGAGTAAAAATTGTAGTAACTCCGCCGGAAAGATTTGAGTTATATCAGAATTATCCGAATCCTTTTAACCCGTTAACAATTGTCAATTATCAATTGCCAATTGACAATTGGGTAATGTTAAAAGTTTACGATGTTTTGGGTCGTGAAGTGGCAACGCTTGTGGATGAGTTTAAAGAAGCCGGTTACCATCATGTAGTTATAGAAGGAACTAATTACTCCAGCGGTATATACTTTTATCAGATGACCTTTAAAGATCAGAGCGGTAAAACAACTATCGCACG